TAAGAACCACTGGAATTCAACTTTGAAGAGGAGATGTCTGCAGAAACAGAGCATGGATGAGGCCAATGAAATCGAAAAGAAAACGGTTCTGCAAGCTACGAGTTTGAGGAGTATGATCCAATGACGTCATTGTCGTTAGCGCCGCCCGGTATGTGCGGCGGCGCTGGGATGACAGAGAGTACGGCAGGGATGGAAGGTATGCCGGTGGGGTTTTGGGATGTGATTGTTAGGGAGGTGAGGGAGTACGTTTCGTCGCCTTTCCCGGACGCTAATTCCTCCAGATTTCGCTGATAAATCACCCTGTTGATTTAAATATTatcataattaatataatttggTTGTTAATCCCTTTTATAGGTTGATTAAGTTGTTACTTTTCTGTTAAGATATTGTGTTGAATCAATAATATTCACATGtaatttatcagtttattttatgaaatactTTGACTCGAATACTTCCAACATATCAGTATTGAAGCCATGTACTTCACTTAGTGAGCGATCGATTGTACTCGGCCAAAAATTTAGGTGAGATGATCTCATGAgtcatattttatgagacggatcttttatctGATCagttattaaaaatattactttttattgtgaatatcgataggattgacccgtctcacagataaagagtcgtgagatcgtctcacaagaaacataCTCTTGTACTCGCATGATTACAGACACTCcatgtttcatttttattttttaaaaaagtagcAATGAGTCGAATGTTTAAAAATGTGCGTTGGGATTGATGGATTAGATTTGAAAAAAAGAATTTGATTTAAAGAAGAATTCGAAAAGATTATATTTAAAATCCATcacaaattgatttttttttatattaaatcaaatcaaaaaaatttgaaatacaaGTTACTATCACTCTTACGATGTTATGCACAGAAGAGTGGAgtttcttaattaattaataattttataaaatatctgTAGGTCAAAGTTTAATGTGATGCGATAATTGGTGGTTGATGAGAGTGGGGCACCAGACACCATGTCGTTCCCAGGTAGAAAGGGCCCGTTTAATTTCAAAGGGAATTTACGTACTTTATTATCTGTCGGCATATGAAATCCACGTTTTCATAGATTTGGACATTAAACAAAGCCTACACCACATTCTAAACGTGTGTGAGAAAACATGGACGGTGTTTTTCGCGACCCTGTTCTATTCTGCATGCTTGCCAACTACGGAACTACCTTACCTGATTTCAGTTTATATACTATCATCTGGTTAACGATAATGATTATGAAAGTTGGAGATAAAATATGTGAATTTTTAAAGTGAACTAGATATTGAAGTTATGCGTAAattatatgaaaaatattattgatcTAACTTGATAGATTATTTTCGTAAAAATTAATTGACATCACAAAGTCGGACCACTAAAGACctcaatttttatttataaaagagTTAATTCTTTCTTATACGTCTATAAATCTTGATTTATGAATATATTCAATCATTTTTACTCTGAGAGTATGACGGAATTGAAgtatacaaatttttttttaaaaaaaattcaatggaAACGAATTATGTACCAAGCTATGTCGTGTTATGCTAAACTTGAGTGGCATTTGTTAATGTTGTTACAATAAGTAAAGTGATTGGACTGATTGGGCCTTATTGCAGGCAATTGCAATAGAAAAATAACCCAATTTGTAATATTGGGCTTTGCCTAACATATGCCCGCAGTTGGATGCTCCAAGCGTTAACTTGGCCCGATGTAGATTTTACCAAATAACATGAGAACCCCAAGTTTCTATTAATTATACATCTTCCCCAGTGCCCTGGACCAAGGACAGAGTATCATATTATATTCCAAGAATCTGAAACCAAAAGTTCGAAAATCCAGATGAACTCTCCTCCAAAGCATCCACTTTTCTGCTTAAAATGGCCGTGGGACAATCGTCAGCAAGAAAACAACACCCAAATTTCCAATAAAAGCACCTGCTCTGTAGAATCCCCTTGGCTCTTCAATTCACTTAAAAATCTTGGCACCTTTGCCTTCAATTTAATCAATTCTGCCGTGTTACCAGTGACCAACAATAACCCTTTTCGTTTGAGCACTTCCATCGGCCAAAACAGAAAGGTTTTGAGCCCTGAAGATCAAGGTGAGGCGGAACAGAGAGCATTTGCCGCTGCTTTAGCAAGTGGAAAAGAGGCCACAGTTCTTGAGTTTTATTCACCAAAGTGTAGCCTGTGCAATTCCTTGCTCAATTTTGTGATTGAAGTTGAGAACAGGAATACTGATTGGCTTAATATTGTCATGGCTGATGCTGAAAATGATAAGTGGTTGCCCGAGGTAATAATCTGTACAGTGCAAATTTCATGGCTTAAGATTCTTTACATTATTAGATGCAAATAAGGAACATGACCTAGTGCGAATTAGTGTATACGGTCCAAAAAAATTACCCCTTTTTTTTAGGAACAGCCACCTCTGGCAACGTCATGTTTTGTACCTCTAGAATGCGGTAACTGTTGGTTAGCTAAATATTTGGTGTTGGAGTTCAGGTCAACCGAAACGAATATTCAGCTGCTTTTTCTGATAGCTTGTAGGAAAAAGGATCCTTGTGTTAATGTATTATGATGATAGAGTCCATAACCAAGGAACAAAAGTGCCGATCACCAGAGGTGAAACTGATTTAGGCACTATCTCCTCTAACTTCGATCCCATATataatttttagttttttatatGTAGGTGCTTATTTGCATCTGAAATTTGTGGAATTGTTTTCTTTACTGTTTTGGTTTGAGAAGGTGAAGGTAGTGTTGCCAACGAGAATGGCTGTTAACTTTTAAGTTGGTTAACCACATAAACAGGGTGTTTCCTCTTATTCTATACCTAATTGGTTATACCTTGTGAAATTCGTCCAAAACGATGACAGCACTATCTTAAACAACTAAATTAGTGTATTTGTGGTCATCGAGGAGTAATAATTCTGTGGTGGATTGGTATTGGTTTTTGAAACCTATTAGGTCTCTCAATGTTTGCCTATTCTCTGATGCATAAGGGAGTGCCATTCCTTGGCTAATTGTTtctaaaacatgaaaaacaGATGTCCCTATGCTTGAACATCCAGCACATGCAAAAATAACTAACGAAAGTCTTTTCAGTAACCAAAATGTGGGTGCCAAGGTTATTTACCATCTGACTATCGATCATTAAGGGGTGAAACATAATAATTTGAATGCTATTTTTCTAACCCTTAACAAATGATATTCTGGGATGTATTTTCTAAGAAGATGAATTTTCTCTGTGGAATGATATTTTGCaacataatttattattttccgaGTTCGTTAGCATTTTTTTGGCTTCCTTGGCTAGAGTTTTTAACCTCCTTTCTTCTATCAGGaattattgatttattattTTGTGAATAGAATCGACCTTTGCTTATCAAGAAATTTCTTTACTGTTCATATTGTTTAGTCTGTTTTATATTATCTAATCACTGGCGGAGCCAGCTCAGGCCCAGTGTGGGCTTGTGCCTACACTgggccaaattttttttttatatgtttatgtatatatatatatatatatatatatatatatatatatatatatatatttatttatgtctaaatttttaatttgtgtAAGTTATTATTATATGTTTAGCTGTCTATActgatccaattttttttttaatattttgtaaacccaAATTTTAGACTCCATTTTTTACATGTTATTAGTATCCAAATATATACTCTATAGCCTCCTTAATGTGTTTTCTCTTCTCGAGACATGAACGTCATATACTTTGATTAACAATCATTCAAATTCATTTTAATTATTGCTTTCATCTTTCATAATCTCTAAAAAATCCAAAATGTTACCAAATTTTAGGTTCGTTTTTTCGTTCAATGTTTGTCGATCATTCAATTGTTTTCAATGCTACTAGCTGTGCGTAATTTGTGTTCAAACTTTATGACACATTATTTTTAGATGTCGATTAatcattgtttttttttctttattaattataatatattgttGCCTACACTGAACCAAGATCCTGGCTCTTGATACTCTTTTGTGTTCTCTTCATGCAGCTGCTCCACTATGACATCAAGTACGTCCCATGCTTTGTCTTACTAGACGAACATGGGAATGCACTTGCAAAAACTGGTGTCCCCAACAGTAGATACCACGTGATTGCAGGTGTTTCCCATCTTCTCAAAATGAAACGTCCTGATCACAATCATTAAAATCGAAGCCTTTTTATATCAGATTAACATTGATCTGGCAGCAGAACTCAGGAAATACTAGAATTTGCTTTTGATGTCAGAAGATGGATACTTCCCAAGTTCAGCTGCTGAACGACTGTGAATCATATCTATGTTCATCCTTTACGTTTGTTTGGTCTCTGAAAATTCTCATCTTCCGCTGGGTTCTCAACTTTCACCAACCTTCTGTTAAACTGGTATGGAAGTGATGGAAGAATTGTTTCGTGTCACGAGACTCGTAGCTgcagtttatattatttttctggGGATATGTCAAATGTTCTCTTTATTGTTGTCGAATGTGTTTATGCAGATAGCACAGAATTCTGATATGTACGGCTGCAAGATAATGAGGAGATAACTATAAAATTTTATCGATCAAAGTTACAAACAATGCTATCTGTTGAGCAAATCACTCATATATATTACAACATAGATATTCAGTGTTTTATTGGCGTTCATAAATTTTAACAGAGTTACGTCAGAAAGAATACATGCTGTTACCTTCAATATCAGGGTAGCAACATCGTTCGAGCCTAAAAATTTGTTCACATCCAGTGGAATTTCTATCAAATTTACAAGGGGGAATCTGAATATAATGATCAGGAAAACAGACTAATAACTATCTGCAGgacttattatttttttctttctgcCATTTTTGGTATTAGATGACTGAGGTTTCTCTTCCATGGTAAGCCAGATACGCTGTTGATCCCAGCTCTAAAAAGcgaattatttagtatgtttgAAGGGCTTGAAATATTTGAACCACGATTTAGGTCCGGTGAAGATATACCAGGAAGGGCTTCAAGCGTTGAACAAGGAGACTGATGAGATGTTACTCCATTTTCTAAGGTGTCCGTGAGACGGTTTTGGTCACCAAAACTGTAATCAgatttcaattcaagaaaaccgcgttattcaactgtctgtaaACAAAATGGCAGGATGAAACATACCAGTTAGATGGCAGTTTCCCTTGCTGGATCATTGGAGCCGATGATGGCTGTAACGCATCCTTGTTCCGTCTAGTCCAGCCACTTGGACTCTGTATTTCCTGGATGTACTGTCTACTTTAAGATTTTGAGTTTCGGACAAAAGAGATAAGTAATAAAGGGAAATTTCAAC
This genomic interval from Primulina eburnea isolate SZY01 chromosome 16, ASM2296580v1, whole genome shotgun sequence contains the following:
- the LOC140816448 gene encoding thioredoxin-like protein HCF164, chloroplastic; the encoded protein is MNSPPKHPLFCLKWPWDNRQQENNTQISNKSTCSVESPWLFNSLKNLGTFAFNLINSAVLPVTNNNPFRLSTSIGQNRKVLSPEDQGEAEQRAFAAALASGKEATVLEFYSPKCSLCNSLLNFVIEVENRNTDWLNIVMADAENDKWLPELLHYDIKYVPCFVLLDEHGNALAKTGVPNSRYHVIAGVSHLLKMKRPDHNH